In Poecilia reticulata strain Guanapo linkage group LG1, Guppy_female_1.0+MT, whole genome shotgun sequence, one genomic interval encodes:
- the rbfox2 gene encoding RNA binding protein fox-1 homolog 2 isoform X5 has protein sequence MRSQPSTSTNCYGGLLTSPPTCAVTGSQDSAGGQEGLVPPPFSAFPPPPPPPPQNGLTLDYGSSLYAAGAVQGPVEAGGAGNNAANAGNSLSQSDGSSQIDGQSVVGSGGGGGGGGPGDDSDAKGTPKRLHVSNIPFRFRDPDLRQMFGQFGKILDVEIIFNERGSKGFGFVTFESSSDAERAREKLHGTLVEGRKIEVNNATARVMTNKKMTTPYANGESLAALPYAGWKLSPMVGAMYSPELYTVPGFPYPAAAAAAAAATTAATFRGTHLRGRARPVYSAVRAAVPQPAIPAYPGVMAYQDGFYGAADLYGGYAAYRYAQPAAVATPAAAAAAAAAAYSDSYGRVYTADPYHAALAPAAYGVGAMATLYRGGYSRFAPY, from the exons ATGAGAAGCCAGCCAAGCACTAGTACAAACTGCTATGGTGGTTTGCTGACATCACCGCCAACATGCGCCGTTACC GGCTCTCAGGATAGTGCTGGCGGTCAGGAAGGACTCGTACCCCCACCCTTCTCCGCCTTCCCACCTCCTCCGCCTCCGCCTCCTCAGAACGGCCTGACTCTGGATTACGGGAGCAGCCTGTATGCGGCAGGAGCGGTGCAGGGCCCGGTGGAGGCCGGCGGAGCAGGCAACAACGCGGCCAACGCCGGCAACAGCCTCAGCCAG TCTGACGGCTCCTCTCAGATTGACGGTCAGTCTGTAGTTGGCTCAGGTGGAGGGGGTGGCGGCGGGGGCCCTGGGGATGATTCGGACGCCAAGGGGACGCCCAAACGTCTCCATGTGTCTAACATCCCCTTCCGCTTCCGAGACCCCGACCTACGGCAAATGTTTGGG CAATTTGGCAAAATCCTTGAtgttgagatcattttcaacgAGAGGGGCTCCAAG GGCTTCGGGTTTGTTACGTTTGAGTCCAGCTCAGATGCAGAGAGGGCCAGGGAGAAGCTCCACGGCACGCTGGTGGAAGGACGTAAAATCGAG gtTAATAATGCCACAGCCAGAGTGATGACGAACAAGAAAATGACCACACCATACGCTAATGGAGAGAGCCTTGCAGCACTTCCATATG CTGGTTGGAAGTTAAGTCCTATGGTTGGAGCCATGTACAGTCCTGAGCTCTATACAG TTCCAGGGTTCCCGTAcccggcagcagcagcagcagcggctgcCGCTACCACCGCTGCAACCTTTCGAGGAACGCATCTGCGGGGTCGAGCTCGGCCCGTCTACAGCGCGGTCAGGGCTGCCGTCCCACAACCTGCCATCCCAGCATACCCTGg TGTGATGGCCTATCAGGATGGTTTTTACGGTGCGGCTGACCTCTAT GGCGGCTACGCAGCGTATCGTTACGCCCAGCCAGCTGCTGTAGCgactcctgcagcagcagccgctgcagcagcagcagcttacaGTGACAG CTACGGACGGGTTTACACGGCAGATCCCTACCATGCTGCTCTGGCCCCAGCAGCCTATGGTGTTGGAGCCATG gctacTCTCTACAGGGGAGGCTACAGCAGATTTGCCCCTTATTAA
- the rbfox2 gene encoding RNA binding protein fox-1 homolog 2 isoform X6 — protein sequence MMGLYYPNVLSGSQDSAGGQEGLVPPPFSAFPPPPPPPPQNGLTLDYGSSLYAAGAVQGPVEAGGAGNNAANAGNSLSQSDGSSQIDGQSVVGSGGGGGGGGPGDDSDAKGTPKRLHVSNIPFRFRDPDLRQMFGQFGKILDVEIIFNERGSKGFGFVTFESSSDAERAREKLHGTLVEGRKIEVNNATARVMTNKKMTTPYANGESLAALPYAGWKLSPMVGAMYSPELYTVPGFPYPAAAAAAAAATTAATFRGTHLRGRARPVYSAVRAAVPQPAIPAYPGVMAYQDGFYGAADLYGGYAAYRYAQPAAVATPAAAAAAAAAAYSDSYGRVYTADPYHAALAPAAYGVGAMATLYRGGYSRFAPY from the exons GGCTCTCAGGATAGTGCTGGCGGTCAGGAAGGACTCGTACCCCCACCCTTCTCCGCCTTCCCACCTCCTCCGCCTCCGCCTCCTCAGAACGGCCTGACTCTGGATTACGGGAGCAGCCTGTATGCGGCAGGAGCGGTGCAGGGCCCGGTGGAGGCCGGCGGAGCAGGCAACAACGCGGCCAACGCCGGCAACAGCCTCAGCCAG TCTGACGGCTCCTCTCAGATTGACGGTCAGTCTGTAGTTGGCTCAGGTGGAGGGGGTGGCGGCGGGGGCCCTGGGGATGATTCGGACGCCAAGGGGACGCCCAAACGTCTCCATGTGTCTAACATCCCCTTCCGCTTCCGAGACCCCGACCTACGGCAAATGTTTGGG CAATTTGGCAAAATCCTTGAtgttgagatcattttcaacgAGAGGGGCTCCAAG GGCTTCGGGTTTGTTACGTTTGAGTCCAGCTCAGATGCAGAGAGGGCCAGGGAGAAGCTCCACGGCACGCTGGTGGAAGGACGTAAAATCGAG gtTAATAATGCCACAGCCAGAGTGATGACGAACAAGAAAATGACCACACCATACGCTAATGGAGAGAGCCTTGCAGCACTTCCATATG CTGGTTGGAAGTTAAGTCCTATGGTTGGAGCCATGTACAGTCCTGAGCTCTATACAG TTCCAGGGTTCCCGTAcccggcagcagcagcagcagcggctgcCGCTACCACCGCTGCAACCTTTCGAGGAACGCATCTGCGGGGTCGAGCTCGGCCCGTCTACAGCGCGGTCAGGGCTGCCGTCCCACAACCTGCCATCCCAGCATACCCTGg TGTGATGGCCTATCAGGATGGTTTTTACGGTGCGGCTGACCTCTAT GGCGGCTACGCAGCGTATCGTTACGCCCAGCCAGCTGCTGTAGCgactcctgcagcagcagccgctgcagcagcagcagcttacaGTGACAG CTACGGACGGGTTTACACGGCAGATCCCTACCATGCTGCTCTGGCCCCAGCAGCCTATGGTGTTGGAGCCATG gctacTCTCTACAGGGGAGGCTACAGCAGATTTGCCCCTTATTAA
- the LOC108165778 gene encoding retinal cone rhodopsin-sensitive cGMP 3',5'-cyclic phosphodiesterase subunit gamma-like has translation MADVATPAEKKAPPKFKQRAARTFKSKAPKPGQKGFGDDIPGMEGLGTDFTVVCPWEAFGDMELSDLAKYGIV, from the exons ATGGCAGACGTCGCAACTCCCGCTGAGAAGAAGGCCCCTCCCAAATTCAAGCAGAGGGCCGCTCGTACCTTCAAGAGCAAGGCACCTAAACCAGGCCAGAAGGG TTTTGGAGATGACATTCCAGGCATGGAGGGTCTTGGCACAGACTTCACAGTGGTCTGCCCATGGGAAGCCTTCGGCGACATGGAGCTCAGCGACTTGGCGAAATATGGAATTGTTTAG